In Kocuria turfanensis, a single genomic region encodes these proteins:
- a CDS encoding Lrp/AsnC family transcriptional regulator, protein MRLDEIDQQIIASLIQDSRRSYAAIGKRVGLSAPAVKRRVDALQQTGAVKRFTAEIDQSVLGWNIEAFVELHCDGGLSPSMMRTMAAEIPEVTDAYTVTGEADGIFLIRAQNTSHLEDVMVRIREWKGINHTRSSVILSHL, encoded by the coding sequence TTGCGTCTTGACGAGATCGACCAGCAGATCATTGCGTCACTGATCCAGGACAGCCGCCGGAGCTACGCCGCCATCGGCAAACGGGTGGGTCTGTCCGCCCCGGCGGTGAAGCGGCGGGTCGACGCCCTGCAGCAGACGGGGGCCGTCAAGCGCTTCACCGCGGAGATCGACCAGTCGGTCCTGGGCTGGAACATCGAGGCCTTCGTGGAGCTGCACTGCGACGGCGGGCTGTCCCCGTCGATGATGCGGACCATGGCGGCGGAGATCCCCGAGGTGACGGACGCCTACACGGTGACGGGGGAGGCCGACGGCATCTTCCTCATCCGGGCGCAGAACACCTCGCACCTGGAGGACGTCATGGTGCGGATCCGGGAGTGGAAGGGCATCAACCACACGCGCAGCTCCGTCATCCTGTCGCATCTCTGA
- a CDS encoding SRPBCC family protein — MDITDLDPAEVLSVSHDLPHPPAAVFAAFTDPDRLAAWFGPEGWSVPRESVLLEVRPGGRQRFRMVSDADPAQVAPVHATYLRVEQDALLEGREALPGPDGRPLDQHVLVRTEFLATGDGGTLLVLTQGPLPAVVHAGAAAGWRSSFAKLEALLDRG; from the coding sequence ATGGACATCACCGATCTGGACCCCGCAGAGGTCCTCTCCGTCTCCCACGACCTGCCCCACCCGCCGGCGGCGGTCTTCGCGGCGTTCACCGACCCGGACCGGCTCGCCGCGTGGTTCGGCCCGGAGGGCTGGAGCGTGCCCCGGGAGTCGGTGCTGCTCGAGGTCCGGCCCGGCGGACGGCAGCGCTTCCGCATGGTCAGCGACGCCGACCCCGCCCAGGTCGCCCCGGTGCACGCCACCTATCTGCGGGTCGAGCAGGACGCGCTGCTCGAGGGCCGCGAGGCGCTGCCCGGCCCGGACGGCCGGCCGCTGGACCAGCACGTGCTGGTGCGCACGGAGTTCCTCGCCACCGGGGACGGGGGCACCCTGCTCGTGCTCACGCAGGGGCCGTTGCCCGCCGTGGTGCACGCGGGCGCGGCGGCCGGGTGGCGCAGCTCCTTCGCCAAGCTCGAGGCGCTG
- a CDS encoding alanine/glycine:cation symporter family protein, protein MEILQAVPMSTVTEEVGWLAEIDRAINAAFAPITEVFSTIVFYPITIGEISFPFVVAWLIAAGVIFTIYFGFIQFRGLKVSWDVVRGKFSSKDDPGEVPHFQALTSALSGTVGLGNIAGVGAAMALGGPGATFWMICAGLLGMATKFAECTLGVKYREVHEDGTVSGGPFRYLLVAYGRFGSVVAKIFTGIFAIAILLFGAAGGNMFQANQTFAQVQNVTGGPDGFLGSAGAALIFGIILAVLVGLVIIGGIKSIGATTSRLVPAMAAVYITACLVVILANLPNVPAAFGAIIDGAFSPEGMAGGVLGVMIVGFQRAAFSNEAGLGSAPIAHSAVKTRRPVSEGFVAMFEPFVDTVIICTMTALAIIIAGAPSLQAGIDQVQAGGGAPDGVILTSDAFATVIPWFPVVLAIAVVLFAFSTLITWFYYGLKAWEFLFGRSRLSDNIFRGIYLFFTIAGCVLTFSEVIAFADAALFVCGFVNLLGVYMLLPVIKREMKEYLADRKSGKLHLLGAEASGSTAVHPESSQH, encoded by the coding sequence ATGGAGATTCTTCAGGCGGTACCCATGTCCACGGTGACGGAGGAAGTCGGCTGGCTGGCCGAGATCGACCGCGCAATCAATGCGGCGTTCGCTCCCATCACCGAAGTCTTCTCGACCATCGTCTTCTACCCCATCACGATCGGGGAGATCAGCTTTCCTTTCGTGGTCGCGTGGCTCATCGCGGCCGGCGTCATCTTCACCATCTACTTCGGGTTCATCCAGTTCCGCGGGCTCAAGGTCTCCTGGGACGTGGTGCGGGGCAAGTTCTCCTCGAAGGACGACCCCGGTGAGGTCCCCCACTTCCAGGCGCTGACCTCCGCGCTGTCCGGCACCGTGGGACTGGGCAACATCGCCGGCGTCGGCGCGGCGATGGCCCTCGGCGGACCCGGCGCCACCTTCTGGATGATCTGCGCCGGCCTGCTCGGCATGGCCACCAAGTTCGCCGAGTGCACCCTGGGCGTGAAGTACCGCGAGGTCCACGAGGACGGCACCGTCAGCGGCGGGCCCTTCCGGTACCTGCTCGTGGCCTACGGCAGGTTCGGCAGCGTCGTCGCCAAGATCTTCACCGGAATCTTCGCCATCGCGATCCTCCTCTTCGGCGCGGCCGGCGGCAACATGTTCCAGGCCAACCAGACCTTCGCCCAGGTGCAGAACGTCACCGGCGGCCCCGACGGCTTCCTCGGCAGCGCCGGCGCGGCCCTGATCTTCGGCATCATCCTGGCGGTCCTCGTCGGCCTGGTCATCATCGGCGGCATCAAGTCCATCGGTGCGACCACCAGCCGGCTGGTGCCGGCCATGGCCGCCGTCTACATCACCGCCTGCCTCGTGGTCATCCTCGCCAATCTCCCCAACGTCCCGGCGGCCTTCGGCGCCATCATCGACGGTGCCTTCTCCCCCGAGGGCATGGCCGGCGGCGTTCTGGGCGTCATGATCGTGGGCTTCCAGCGCGCGGCCTTCTCCAACGAGGCCGGCCTCGGCTCGGCCCCCATCGCGCACTCGGCCGTGAAGACCCGCCGCCCGGTGAGCGAGGGCTTCGTGGCGATGTTCGAGCCCTTCGTGGACACCGTGATCATCTGCACCATGACCGCCCTGGCGATCATCATCGCCGGCGCCCCGAGCCTGCAGGCCGGCATCGACCAGGTGCAGGCTGGGGGAGGCGCTCCCGACGGCGTCATCCTCACCTCGGACGCGTTCGCCACAGTGATCCCCTGGTTCCCGGTCGTCCTGGCCATCGCAGTGGTCCTGTTCGCGTTCTCGACGCTGATCACCTGGTTCTACTACGGTCTCAAGGCCTGGGAGTTCCTCTTCGGCCGCAGCCGGCTCAGCGACAACATCTTCCGCGGCATCTACCTGTTCTTCACGATCGCCGGGTGCGTGCTGACCTTCAGCGAGGTCATCGCGTTCGCGGACGCGGCCCTGTTCGTCTGCGGCTTCGTGAACCTCCTGGGCGTCTACATGCTGCTGCCCGTGATCAAGCGCGAGATGAAGGAGTACCTGGCCGACCGCAAGAGCGGCAAGCTCCACCTGCTCGGCGCGGAGGCGAGCGGCTCCACCGCCGTCCACCCGGAGTCCTCCCAGCACTGA
- a CDS encoding universal stress protein: protein MADEPDAVIVVGVDGSEQSVEALRWAARLAPVYGARIRAVGAWENPPEYVGFVHFKDDHFDELARKHVDEAVQKAFGADLPAGLSTVVEFGHPPKVLIRHSEDAAMLVVGRRGHGGFRGLLMGSVSSACVAHARCPVLVLPGRTEERTEQRTERVEETERAD from the coding sequence ATGGCCGACGAACCGGACGCCGTGATCGTGGTGGGCGTCGACGGGTCCGAGCAGTCCGTGGAGGCGTTGCGCTGGGCGGCGCGCCTCGCACCCGTGTACGGGGCGCGGATCCGGGCGGTGGGGGCCTGGGAGAATCCCCCCGAGTACGTCGGGTTCGTCCACTTCAAGGACGACCACTTCGACGAGCTCGCCCGGAAGCACGTGGACGAGGCGGTGCAGAAGGCCTTCGGGGCCGACCTGCCGGCCGGGCTGAGCACGGTCGTGGAGTTCGGCCACCCGCCCAAGGTGCTGATCCGGCACAGCGAGGACGCCGCGATGCTCGTGGTGGGCCGCCGGGGGCACGGCGGCTTCCGGGGGCTGCTGATGGGCTCGGTCAGCTCGGCCTGCGTCGCGCACGCCCGGTGCCCGGTCCTGGTGCTGCCCGGGCGCACCGAGGAGCGCACGGAGCAGCGCACGGAGCGCGTCGAGGAGACCGAGCGCGCGGACTGA
- a CDS encoding TVP38/TMEM64 family protein, giving the protein MSTEPARDPEAGKGGSRPVWVTVLKAGVLLLLLAAAVWYLISHELPTVEQIRGFVEGFGAWGPLVFAVVFMLVAATPVPVTIMAVSGGFLFGMAQGSVVGVVATTAGAWLGYWLARFLGRDALYRLAGPRMGTVERKLDGKGFLTVLVLRPVLPNWTLSYGSGLVRIPQRDYLAATLLGGMPGQISFAALGAFTSRPSWPALAAVAASWALVVVVGVFSWRRSRHDAQPGGTAEPGDAADQAGAGGPA; this is encoded by the coding sequence GTGAGCACCGAACCTGCGCGGGACCCGGAGGCGGGGAAGGGCGGTTCCCGTCCGGTCTGGGTGACCGTGCTCAAGGCCGGCGTCCTGCTGCTGCTGCTGGCCGCGGCGGTGTGGTACCTCATCAGCCACGAGCTGCCCACGGTGGAGCAGATCCGCGGGTTCGTCGAGGGCTTCGGGGCCTGGGGCCCGCTCGTGTTCGCGGTGGTGTTCATGCTCGTGGCGGCCACGCCCGTGCCGGTGACGATCATGGCGGTGTCCGGGGGGTTCCTCTTCGGGATGGCCCAGGGCAGCGTGGTGGGCGTGGTGGCCACCACGGCCGGGGCCTGGCTCGGGTACTGGCTCGCCCGCTTCCTCGGCCGCGACGCCCTGTACCGCCTCGCGGGTCCCCGGATGGGGACCGTGGAGCGCAAGCTCGACGGCAAGGGCTTCCTCACGGTGCTCGTCCTGCGCCCGGTCCTGCCGAACTGGACCCTCAGCTACGGGTCGGGGCTCGTCCGCATCCCGCAGCGGGACTACCTGGCGGCGACCCTGCTGGGCGGGATGCCGGGGCAGATCAGCTTCGCCGCCCTGGGGGCCTTCACCTCCCGGCCGTCGTGGCCGGCGCTGGCCGCCGTCGCCGCCTCCTGGGCGCTCGTGGTGGTGGTCGGGGTGTTCTCCTGGCGCCGGTCCCGGCACGACGCGCAGCCCGGCGGCACGGCCGAGCCCGGCGACGCCGCGGACCAGGCGGGGGCCGGCGGTCCGGCCTGA